The following coding sequences are from one Frigoribacterium sp. Leaf415 window:
- a CDS encoding SDR family NAD(P)-dependent oxidoreductase, with protein MTVTLPPAARLDDRTVVVTGASSGIGRAAARELARRGATVAVVGRNPDRTRTVAHEIGGTAYLADFSDLSTVRELADQLLAENPRIHVLANNAGATIPERALTVDGHETTFQGNHLAPFLLTALLTPRLLETAKEAPAGSVRIVQTSSAGNLFGKVDLDDLDNARGAWAGGFRAYGTSKLLNVLFTRELARRLPRAGGGVDAFAFHPGFVASGFGGDGAFMTAAKRLAVSTEDGAEPLIRLAGATTVPAPSGNYFDRLKAPGRVARQANDADLARRLWDESARLLDLDETI; from the coding sequence ATGACCGTCACCCTGCCTCCCGCCGCCCGCCTCGACGACCGGACCGTGGTCGTCACCGGAGCCAGCTCGGGCATCGGCCGCGCCGCCGCCCGCGAGCTCGCCCGCCGTGGTGCCACCGTCGCCGTGGTCGGTCGCAACCCCGACCGCACCCGCACGGTCGCCCACGAGATCGGTGGCACCGCCTACCTCGCCGACTTCTCCGACCTGTCGACCGTGCGCGAGCTGGCCGACCAGCTGCTCGCCGAGAACCCCCGCATCCACGTGCTCGCCAACAACGCGGGCGCCACGATCCCCGAGCGTGCGCTCACGGTCGACGGGCACGAGACGACGTTCCAGGGCAACCACCTCGCTCCCTTCCTGTTGACCGCGTTGCTGACGCCGCGCCTCCTCGAGACGGCGAAGGAGGCGCCGGCCGGGTCGGTCCGCATCGTCCAGACCTCGAGTGCCGGCAACCTGTTCGGCAAGGTCGACCTGGACGACCTCGACAACGCACGGGGTGCGTGGGCCGGCGGCTTCCGCGCCTACGGCACGTCGAAGCTGCTCAACGTGCTGTTCACCCGCGAGCTGGCCCGACGCCTGCCCCGCGCCGGCGGCGGGGTCGACGCGTTCGCGTTCCACCCCGGATTCGTCGCCTCGGGCTTCGGTGGCGACGGCGCCTTCATGACCGCGGCCAAGCGCCTCGCGGTGTCGACCGAGGACGGCGCCGAGCCGCTCATCCGCCTCGCGGGTGCCACGACCGTGCCGGCACCGAGCGGCAACTACTTCGACCGCCTCAAGGCCCCCGGCCGCGTCGCCCGCCAGGCGAACGACGCCGATCTCGCCCGTCGCCTCTGGGACGAGAGTGCCCGCCTGCTCGACCTCGACGAGACGATCTGA
- a CDS encoding MMPL family transporter: MASLLYRLGRFSARRAWLVIVAWLVVLGLAGGAFALFGGTLTTAVSIPGTATQKVSDELAEKFPQASGGTGTVVFTTTDDSAFTDQQKSDIAALLTDAKELDDVKGTTDPFATQQQIDDQAQKITDGRTQITAGEAQITSGQAQIDAAKAQITAGQQQLDAAKAQAQAAGGAALAAATPQLEAQQAQLDAGTQQIATQQSELDAGKAELETQSATLEQGASLLELTDGIRQVSTDGTTAVASIQFDKALNLVTSENKEAVVEAMNDADIDGVEVEVSNDIAASIPEILGPGEVAGVVIAAIVLFVMLGTLIGAGLPLINALIGVGVGVLASLSLSGAVEMLSVTPVLGVMLGLAVGIDYSLFILNRHRTQLKEGVPLHESIGLANGTSGNAVVFAGSTVLIALLALNLTGIPFLGLMGTVGAVCVFVAILIAITLTPALLRLVGLRILTKKARKAVGNTGAVRVPTKPMSTTRAVLTLVAGVAVLLIVAIPALSMRLGLPAGSSEPVDSSAYKAYKLIDEKFGAGVNGPLVVVADLPTAISDDDLVSEQVRIGTILKDQDDVAAVAPIGASDDDTLLAFQVVPKGGPTAESTEQLVRDLRGLDIDDVSSLGVAGNASGNIDVSEKLAGALPLYLLVVVGLSLIILIFVFRSILVPITATIGFVLSLFAAFGGVTAVFQWGWLGPVFGVHDPGPILSFLPILMVGVLFGLAMDYQLFLVSGMREAYAHGSSARLAVQRGVHAGRTVVTAAALIMTAVFSGFVFSNSVMIQSIGLGLALGVLVDAFVVRLLLIPAVMHLLGDAAWWLPKWLDRILPDVDVEGASLERSQPHASSGDAAGAGAGAGAGAGSADGHVSHVDPAAPVDAVPDGSDPDHHGRHAG; encoded by the coding sequence ATGGCATCCCTGCTCTATCGACTCGGCCGGTTCTCGGCCCGGCGGGCCTGGCTCGTCATCGTGGCCTGGCTGGTCGTGCTCGGCCTCGCCGGCGGCGCCTTCGCGCTGTTCGGCGGCACGCTGACCACCGCCGTCAGCATCCCCGGCACGGCGACCCAGAAGGTCAGCGACGAGCTCGCCGAGAAGTTCCCCCAGGCGAGCGGCGGCACCGGCACGGTGGTCTTCACGACCACCGACGACTCGGCCTTCACCGACCAGCAGAAGTCCGACATCGCGGCCCTGCTGACCGACGCGAAGGAGCTGGACGACGTCAAGGGCACCACCGACCCCTTCGCGACCCAGCAGCAGATCGACGACCAGGCCCAGAAGATCACGGACGGCCGCACGCAGATCACCGCGGGCGAGGCCCAGATCACCTCGGGCCAGGCACAGATCGACGCCGCGAAGGCCCAGATCACCGCCGGCCAGCAGCAGCTCGACGCCGCCAAGGCCCAGGCGCAGGCCGCCGGTGGGGCCGCCCTCGCGGCCGCCACGCCGCAGCTCGAGGCGCAGCAGGCCCAGCTCGACGCGGGCACGCAGCAGATCGCCACGCAGCAGTCCGAGCTCGACGCGGGCAAGGCCGAGCTCGAGACGCAGAGCGCCACGCTCGAGCAGGGTGCCTCGTTGCTCGAACTGACCGACGGCATCCGCCAGGTGTCGACCGACGGCACCACGGCCGTCGCCAGCATCCAGTTCGACAAGGCGCTGAACCTCGTCACCAGTGAGAACAAAGAGGCCGTCGTCGAGGCGATGAACGACGCCGACATCGACGGCGTCGAGGTCGAGGTGTCGAACGACATCGCGGCCAGCATCCCCGAGATCCTCGGCCCGGGCGAGGTGGCCGGCGTCGTCATCGCCGCCATCGTGCTGTTCGTCATGCTCGGCACCCTGATCGGTGCCGGCCTGCCCCTGATCAACGCCCTGATCGGCGTCGGCGTCGGCGTGCTCGCCTCGCTGTCGCTCTCGGGCGCCGTCGAGATGCTGTCGGTCACGCCCGTGCTGGGTGTGATGCTCGGCCTCGCGGTCGGCATCGACTACTCGCTGTTCATCCTCAACCGGCACCGCACCCAGCTGAAAGAAGGGGTGCCGCTGCACGAGTCGATCGGCCTGGCCAACGGCACCTCGGGCAACGCGGTCGTCTTCGCCGGCTCGACCGTGCTGATCGCCCTGCTCGCGCTCAACCTGACCGGCATCCCGTTCCTCGGCCTGATGGGCACCGTCGGCGCGGTCTGCGTCTTCGTCGCGATCCTGATCGCCATCACGCTGACCCCGGCGCTGCTCCGCCTCGTCGGCCTGCGCATCCTCACCAAGAAGGCGCGGAAGGCCGTCGGCAACACCGGGGCCGTCCGGGTGCCGACCAAGCCGATGAGCACCACGCGTGCCGTGCTGACCCTCGTGGCAGGCGTCGCCGTGCTGCTGATCGTCGCGATCCCCGCGCTGTCGATGCGCCTCGGCCTGCCCGCCGGGTCGTCCGAGCCGGTCGACTCGAGCGCCTACAAGGCGTACAAGCTGATCGACGAGAAGTTCGGCGCCGGCGTCAACGGCCCCCTGGTCGTCGTCGCCGACCTGCCGACCGCGATCTCGGACGACGACCTCGTCTCCGAGCAGGTGCGCATCGGCACGATCCTCAAGGACCAGGACGACGTCGCCGCGGTCGCCCCCATCGGCGCCTCGGACGACGACACCCTGCTGGCGTTCCAGGTCGTGCCGAAGGGCGGGCCGACCGCCGAGTCGACCGAGCAGCTCGTGCGCGACCTGCGCGGGCTCGACATCGACGACGTCTCGTCGCTCGGCGTCGCCGGCAACGCCTCGGGCAACATCGACGTCAGCGAGAAACTGGCCGGAGCCCTGCCGCTCTACCTGCTCGTCGTCGTCGGGTTGTCGTTGATCATCCTGATCTTCGTGTTCCGGTCGATCCTCGTGCCGATCACCGCCACCATCGGGTTCGTGCTGTCGCTGTTCGCCGCGTTCGGCGGCGTCACCGCGGTGTTCCAGTGGGGCTGGCTGGGTCCGGTCTTCGGTGTGCACGACCCGGGGCCGATCCTGAGCTTCCTGCCGATCCTGATGGTCGGCGTGCTGTTCGGGCTCGCGATGGACTACCAGCTGTTCCTGGTCAGCGGCATGCGCGAGGCGTACGCCCACGGCTCGTCGGCCCGCCTGGCGGTGCAGCGCGGCGTCCACGCCGGTCGCACGGTGGTCACGGCCGCGGCCCTGATCATGACGGCGGTCTTCTCGGGCTTCGTGTTCTCGAACTCGGTGATGATCCAGTCGATCGGCCTGGGGCTGGCGCTGGGCGTGCTCGTCGACGCGTTCGTCGTGCGCCTGCTGCTGATCCCGGCCGTGATGCACCTGCTCGGCGACGCCGCGTGGTGGCTGCCGAAGTGGCTCGACCGCATCCTGCCCGACGTCGACGTCGAGGGCGCCTCCCTCGAGCGGTCGCAGCCGCACGCCTCGTCCGGTGACGCCGCGGGTGCGGGTGCGGGTGCAGGCGCGGGCGCGGGCTCGGCTGACGGGCACGTCTCGCACGTCGACCCGGCGGCTCCCGTCGACGCCGTCCCCGACGGCAGCGACCCCGACCACCACGGGCGCCACGCGGGCTGA
- a CDS encoding TetR/AcrR family transcriptional regulator codes for MTVKTLVPDRRAALKAKHRQAIVDAADALIAERGAPRFSVDELAERADVSRRTVFNHFSSLDEVVMTACTRVLTGAVDEFRAATAATPVGDGSRASLFAEVIQAMQGIDLPAVVSYLWGVLGDDGSDPRSHSLIQDVFTRVTEQLSIEMAERSPATDPLEAEVLVSSLMNGIAVVARHWIMRTGAVVDADSRDVWADLLDRMTTSIRTGYGPSATPTPAAAAPTAPGPTTP; via the coding sequence GTGACCGTCAAGACCCTGGTGCCCGACCGCCGTGCCGCCCTCAAGGCGAAGCACCGTCAGGCCATCGTCGACGCCGCCGACGCGCTCATCGCCGAGCGCGGGGCACCCCGCTTCAGCGTCGACGAACTGGCCGAGCGCGCCGACGTCTCGCGTCGCACGGTCTTCAACCACTTCTCGTCGCTCGACGAGGTCGTCATGACGGCCTGCACCCGCGTGCTCACCGGGGCCGTCGACGAGTTCCGGGCCGCGACCGCCGCGACGCCCGTCGGTGACGGCAGCCGCGCCTCCTTGTTCGCCGAGGTCATCCAGGCCATGCAGGGCATCGACCTGCCGGCCGTCGTCTCGTACCTCTGGGGGGTCCTCGGCGACGACGGCAGCGACCCGCGGTCGCACAGCCTGATCCAGGACGTCTTCACCCGCGTCACCGAGCAGCTCTCGATCGAGATGGCCGAGCGCAGCCCCGCCACCGACCCGCTCGAGGCCGAGGTGCTGGTCAGCTCGCTGATGAACGGCATCGCCGTCGTCGCCCGCCACTGGATCATGCGGACCGGCGCGGTCGTCGACGCCGACAGCCGCGACGTCTGGGCCGACCTGCTCGACCGGATGACGACGAGCATCCGCACCGGCTACGGGCCGTCGGCGACGCCGACCCCTGCGGCAGCTGCCCCGACGGCGCCCGGCCCGACCACCCCCTGA
- a CDS encoding winged helix-turn-helix domain-containing protein: MTARPHPRLRLSELLHQPVRFSMMAALAAAEGLDFRDLRDAVQVTDSTLSKQVSALEAAGYIAVTKGFVGKRPRTSLKLTPSGREAWAEHLATLREIAAG; this comes from the coding sequence ATGACCGCCCGACCGCACCCGCGCCTCCGGCTGTCCGAGTTGCTGCACCAGCCCGTCCGCTTCTCGATGATGGCGGCCCTCGCCGCGGCCGAGGGTCTCGACTTCCGTGACCTGCGCGACGCCGTGCAGGTGACCGACTCGACCCTGAGCAAGCAGGTCAGCGCCCTCGAGGCCGCGGGCTACATCGCGGTCACGAAGGGGTTCGTGGGCAAGCGACCCCGGACGAGCCTGAAGCTGACCCCGTCCGGGCGCGAGGCCTGGGCCGAGCACCTCGCCACCCTCCGCGAGATCGCCGCCGGCTAG